One Aneurinibacillus migulanus genomic region harbors:
- a CDS encoding inorganic phosphate transporter: MDTTLILIIAIVFLALAFDFINGFHDTANAIATSVSTRALSPRVAIVMAATMNFIGAITFTGVAKTITNGIVDPFAIENGSIVVLAALISAIAWNLITWWYGIPSSSSHALIGSIAGAAIAAAGFNSLNYTGFIKILESLIVSPFIALALGFVMMSLFAMVFKNFNLTRTNRGFRTFQIFTAALQSYSHGTNDAQKAMGIITLALIAGGFQTSTDIPTWVRVSAALAMGIGTSVGGWKIIKTVGGKIMKLQPVNGAAADLSSSLIIFGATLIHLPVSTTHVVSSSIMGVGAAKRVKGVKWGVARRIVITWVITLPISALLAGVIYKILTLFM, from the coding sequence ATGGATACAACTTTGATACTTATTATAGCGATTGTATTTCTCGCGCTGGCGTTCGATTTTATTAACGGCTTTCACGACACAGCCAACGCAATTGCGACATCGGTATCCACGCGTGCGCTATCGCCGCGAGTAGCCATTGTCATGGCGGCAACAATGAATTTCATCGGTGCAATTACATTCACCGGAGTTGCCAAAACAATAACCAATGGCATCGTAGACCCGTTTGCGATCGAAAACGGCTCAATTGTCGTGCTCGCCGCCCTAATTTCTGCGATTGCTTGGAACTTGATTACCTGGTGGTACGGAATTCCCAGTAGCTCTTCACACGCGCTCATCGGTTCAATTGCAGGCGCAGCAATTGCGGCGGCTGGTTTTAACTCACTTAACTATACGGGCTTCATTAAAATTCTTGAATCTTTGATTGTCTCGCCGTTTATTGCACTTGCTCTCGGTTTTGTTATGATGTCATTGTTTGCCATGGTATTTAAAAACTTTAATCTTACCAGAACAAACCGTGGCTTTCGGACGTTTCAAATTTTTACGGCTGCCCTTCAGTCGTACTCACATGGAACGAACGATGCACAAAAAGCAATGGGAATTATTACGCTGGCTTTAATCGCTGGTGGATTCCAAACGTCTACTGATATTCCTACATGGGTACGTGTTAGCGCCGCCCTTGCGATGGGTATTGGTACGTCAGTCGGCGGCTGGAAAATCATCAAAACAGTAGGGGGGAAAATCATGAAACTGCAGCCGGTGAACGGCGCTGCGGCGGATTTATCCTCTTCCCTGATTATCTTCGGAGCTACACTTATCCATCTTCCTGTAAGTACAACGCATGTTGTCTCCTCTTCTATTATGGGGGTAGGGGCCGCTAAGCGTGTAAAAGGGGTAAAATGGGGCGTGGCACGTCGGATTGTGATTACCTGGGTCATTACATTACCAATTTCAGCGTTGCTCGCTGGCGTAATATATAAAATTCTTACGTTATTCATGTAA